The Enterococcus sp. 7F3_DIV0205 genome has a window encoding:
- a CDS encoding chromosome partitioning protein ParB yields the protein MINLLEKVAANQLEKTGQVKKLTVPGQVSNSWEVYKIPLEYLYYNDKNGRINTVYKQYQAENGQLQPEPGNSEYNKIFEKFIYDSNSRALEETLQSIKERTQQEPGVVLPDGRVIDGNRRFTALRMYQTQDNIPKTFEAVILPLDANSGNDEKKIKELELDLQLGREERVNYDPIDRIFDVYNTIKVEKLMTVEEYKKASGAGNTKGINRDIRLAKLILRFVEIVSPGGNSVDKFYLARELKLDGPIEEIEGTINKLKDREKESITDAVLTHLAVVKSTEGNADVTRIMRDVKTHILKNDEVKQYFLDAVDDKVDDIIDAFSEKPIKSSNDLKQVTKSSPELEKTVTDIQSSIKRLVYKGVKDSERKEALMELNDIRDNLQELNASDFKELTKDEFFEAKEVLSEIRDILFKLNQGMSK from the coding sequence ATGATCAATCTACTAGAAAAAGTTGCAGCAAATCAATTAGAGAAGACTGGACAAGTAAAGAAATTAACGGTTCCTGGACAAGTTTCTAACTCTTGGGAAGTATATAAAATTCCATTAGAGTATTTGTACTATAATGATAAAAATGGCCGAATTAATACAGTATATAAACAATATCAAGCGGAAAATGGACAACTACAACCTGAACCTGGTAATTCTGAATACAACAAAATTTTTGAAAAATTCATTTATGATTCTAATTCTAGAGCATTAGAGGAAACCCTCCAATCAATAAAAGAAAGAACTCAGCAGGAACCGGGTGTAGTATTGCCTGACGGTCGTGTTATTGACGGAAATCGTAGATTTACCGCTCTACGAATGTATCAAACCCAAGATAATATTCCTAAAACATTCGAAGCTGTTATTTTACCGTTAGATGCTAATTCTGGAAATGACGAGAAAAAAATAAAAGAATTAGAATTAGATTTGCAGCTTGGGCGAGAAGAACGTGTTAACTATGATCCAATTGATCGTATTTTTGATGTTTATAATACCATTAAAGTTGAAAAATTGATGACAGTTGAAGAATATAAAAAAGCCTCTGGCGCTGGCAATACGAAAGGTATCAACCGCGATATTCGTTTAGCAAAACTAATTCTTAGGTTTGTAGAAATAGTTTCACCGGGTGGAAATTCAGTTGATAAATTTTATTTAGCAAGAGAACTAAAATTAGATGGTCCTATTGAAGAAATAGAAGGGACAATTAATAAGTTAAAAGATAGAGAGAAAGAATCAATTACTGATGCGGTTTTAACCCATCTTGCGGTTGTAAAATCAACAGAGGGGAATGCCGATGTGACACGTATAATGCGCGATGTCAAAACTCATATTTTGAAAAATGACGAAGTTAAGCAATATTTCCTAGATGCCGTCGATGATAAAGTCGATGATATTATTGATGCTTTTTCTGAAAAACCAATAAAGAGTAGTAATGATTTAAAGCAAGTAACCAAATCTTCGCCTGAATTGGAAAAAACTGTAACGGATATTCAGTCATCAATTAAACGTTTGGTATATAAAGGTGTGAAAGATTCTGAAAGAAAAGAAGCATTAATGGAACTAAACGATATTCGAGATAATTTACAGGAGCTTAATGCTAGTGACTTCAAAGAGTTAACGAAAGATGAATTTTTTGAAGCAAAAGAAGTATTAAGTGAAATCCGTGATATATTGTTTAAACTAAACCAGGGGATGAGTAAATGA
- a CDS encoding cupin domain-containing protein, with translation MLNNLIEIMTKNESIFAKKEDGTNVNYYIFPEFEIHLNSVPANTSQGWHTHQSIEEILVITDGQIRVETIADGKKSHKDCQKGDVIRMNSSLHRILNLQNIEATFTVFRFVPQGMDNREIIKNDKKEYSDSEVATILNKE, from the coding sequence ATGCTAAACAACCTCATAGAAATAATGACAAAAAACGAATCCATTTTCGCTAAAAAAGAAGACGGAACAAACGTAAATTACTACATCTTTCCCGAATTCGAAATCCATCTAAATTCAGTACCAGCAAATACAAGCCAAGGATGGCACACCCACCAAAGCATTGAAGAAATACTAGTAATAACCGATGGACAGATCAGAGTTGAAACAATAGCAGACGGTAAAAAATCTCATAAAGATTGTCAAAAAGGTGATGTAATTCGCATGAATAGCAGTCTACACAGAATCCTAAATCTTCAAAATATCGAAGCAACATTTACCGTATTCAGATTTGTCCCTCAAGGAATGGATAATCGAGAAATAATAAAAAATGATAAAAAAGAATATAGCGACAGCGAAGTAGCAACCATTTTAAATAAGGAATAA
- a CDS encoding DNA cytosine methyltransferase, which yields MDKKIRVAEMFAGVGGFHLGLSRASSHFEVIWADQFEPSRKNQFAFNIYKKNFPETNVVNEDISLINKTNIPYMDMLVGGFPCQDYSVASTGAKGIFGKKGVLWWDIKDVIEAKWPQFVFLENVDRLLTSPGINSVQPGRDFGMILRTFSDLGYGVTWKMINAADYGFPQRRRRTFIFAFRKDTNFKKYVKNIAQLGEENIAEFIKSMPPLSSSLKNISIGEISEVDLTKYNSLIDFSDNFSVEKAFKKTGFMIDGHIYMADYQPYIVKPKTLESIIKPNETDETLYLTPEKENKFKELKDGFKTIKISKSGHKYPYGMGAIAFPDPLNKPARTMVTSEHTVSRMSHVIKDPGNGLLRLISPEEAEQINTFPIGWTLEKNITPSNRYFMMGNALVVDLVKVIGIEIEKLAKKEHRKKYINSSKLEVIKH from the coding sequence ATGGATAAAAAAATTAGAGTAGCGGAAATGTTTGCCGGGGTCGGTGGATTCCATCTGGGGCTATCACGTGCAAGTTCTCATTTTGAAGTGATTTGGGCAGATCAATTTGAACCATCTCGTAAAAATCAGTTCGCTTTTAATATATATAAAAAGAATTTTCCAGAAACGAACGTTGTCAATGAAGATATTTCTTTGATAAATAAAACTAATATTCCGTATATGGATATGTTGGTTGGTGGTTTTCCATGTCAAGATTATTCTGTTGCTTCAACTGGAGCAAAGGGGATTTTTGGAAAAAAGGGAGTGCTTTGGTGGGATATTAAAGATGTAATCGAAGCAAAATGGCCACAGTTTGTTTTTTTAGAAAATGTTGACCGTTTACTTACTTCTCCAGGAATAAATAGTGTACAACCAGGTCGAGACTTTGGTATGATTTTACGAACGTTCTCTGATTTGGGATATGGTGTAACTTGGAAAATGATCAATGCAGCTGATTATGGTTTCCCACAAAGAAGGCGACGGACATTTATATTTGCATTTAGAAAAGATACAAATTTTAAAAAGTATGTGAAAAACATAGCGCAGTTAGGTGAAGAGAATATTGCTGAATTTATCAAATCAATGCCTCCTTTATCGAGTTCGTTAAAAAATATTTCTATTGGAGAAATTAGTGAAGTGGATTTAACAAAATATAATAGTTTAATCGATTTTTCGGATAATTTTTCAGTGGAAAAAGCGTTCAAAAAAACGGGATTTATGATTGATGGACATATATATATGGCTGACTATCAGCCCTATATAGTAAAACCAAAAACATTAGAAAGCATAATTAAGCCAAATGAAACTGATGAAACGTTATATCTAACACCTGAAAAAGAAAATAAATTTAAAGAATTAAAAGATGGTTTCAAAACAATTAAAATTTCAAAATCGGGTCATAAATATCCATACGGAATGGGGGCAATTGCTTTTCCTGACCCATTGAACAAGCCAGCAAGAACCATGGTTACATCGGAGCATACTGTGTCGAGAATGAGTCATGTGATAAAAGATCCAGGGAACGGTCTACTTCGTCTTATATCACCAGAAGAAGCAGAACAAATTAACACTTTTCCAATTGGTTGGACTTTAGAGAAAAATATTACTCCTTCAAATAGATATTTTATGATGGGGAATGCACTAGTTGTTGATTTAGTTAAAGTTATAGGAATAGAAATTGAAAAATTGGCAAAAAAGGAACACCGTAAAAAATATATCAACAGCAGTAAATTGGAAGTAATAAAGCATTGA
- a CDS encoding SNF2-related protein, with product MSFSSDVKNKLKSQYTDSLVDDFYVKLLTQANLYQRVSGYFSSAGVDLYAEGLEELAKNGGEVQFIISKEISKEDYDRIQAGYSLREELKPLKISEQNDKLSTKTQQQLGNLAFMIANSRARVKVALVQQGVFHDKFGLIYSDNEVVFFNGSANETKNGISENYESISVDVSWDNSNNVQSRILESQERFMRLWNNKEYGVTVVEASELAYEEFAPYQQLATITNFVEEQDDKLDLIDDDTINFRLFDNRIIRIDNSIQELIRKDRKLKVGSDLTIFFEEDNSTIRNGVTYKDLQRIIDVTKKRARRKGIRVTISKAVEEFITRNKYSIEQYKILGEVYKNDLEKFPESKKVTFENFSMIVQQEVSRPLRDLHLRAAYYEYEMMRAANFSVPGAGKTAMLLGVFAYLNRANTPKNEKIDRILVICPINAFDSWKREFKIVFGDKKTLSFIDAQNKYFKELLKTDWGVSNLILVNYESLPGVMNQLKSVIDENTMLVFDEVHRIKNPNGQRAQYALEISQIPKFRYVLTGTPIPNKYSDIYNLLHILYGNEYSGFFGWDVDELNNPKVRKIEEINKSLHPFFWRTNKKDLKVPKADEDIIISVNPSLEQIELAEAIYYNESSSLAKLIRLIQASTNPTLLNYAIDYDELMSFNDDESKSERISGITSSSFFDLLGGDKIVTKQNQYQNLDVQSIVSPKFTSGIELVENLVSEGKKVLVWGIFVDTIIKIKDTLKKKNLSVNLVYGSTPKDERVKLIDEFRDGDVQVLVSNPQTLGESISLHQSVHDAVYFEYDFNLTYMLQSRDRIHRLGLEENDHTRYYYLQTESEPVTSGRPGYIDEKIYRRLKDKEQIMYDAVDDNTLSIEYSEDEIVDAIKIIDEERKRIRVNG from the coding sequence ATGAGTTTTTCATCAGACGTTAAAAATAAATTGAAATCTCAGTACACAGATAGTTTGGTAGATGATTTTTATGTTAAATTATTGACTCAGGCGAATCTTTATCAGCGTGTATCGGGATATTTTAGTAGTGCAGGTGTTGATTTATACGCAGAAGGCCTAGAAGAACTTGCCAAAAATGGTGGGGAAGTCCAATTTATTATTTCAAAAGAGATTTCAAAAGAAGATTATGACCGTATTCAAGCAGGTTATAGTCTTAGAGAAGAGTTGAAGCCACTTAAAATATCCGAACAAAACGATAAGTTAAGTACCAAGACCCAGCAACAATTGGGAAATTTAGCATTTATGATAGCAAATAGTCGTGCACGAGTAAAAGTAGCGCTAGTACAGCAAGGAGTTTTTCATGATAAGTTTGGGCTGATATATAGTGATAATGAGGTAGTATTTTTTAATGGTTCAGCAAATGAAACAAAAAATGGTATTAGTGAAAATTATGAATCGATAAGTGTGGATGTTTCATGGGATAATAGTAATAACGTGCAGTCTCGTATTCTAGAAAGCCAAGAAAGATTTATGCGTCTTTGGAATAATAAAGAATATGGTGTTACAGTAGTGGAAGCTTCTGAATTAGCCTATGAAGAATTTGCACCTTATCAGCAATTGGCTACTATTACTAACTTTGTCGAAGAGCAAGATGACAAATTGGATTTAATTGATGATGATACTATTAATTTTCGATTATTTGATAATCGTATAATAAGAATCGATAATAGTATTCAAGAGTTGATACGAAAAGATCGTAAGTTAAAAGTTGGGAGCGACTTAACAATTTTTTTTGAAGAAGATAATTCTACAATTCGTAATGGTGTGACCTACAAAGATTTGCAACGAATTATCGATGTTACTAAAAAACGTGCACGAAGAAAAGGCATCCGAGTCACAATTTCTAAAGCTGTTGAAGAATTTATTACACGAAATAAATATTCGATTGAGCAATATAAGATTTTAGGTGAAGTTTATAAGAATGACTTAGAAAAATTTCCAGAATCCAAAAAAGTTACTTTTGAAAATTTTTCTATGATTGTCCAACAAGAGGTCAGTCGTCCTTTACGTGATTTACATTTACGAGCTGCTTACTATGAATATGAGATGATGCGAGCTGCTAATTTTTCTGTTCCAGGAGCTGGAAAAACTGCAATGTTATTAGGTGTTTTTGCTTATTTAAATAGAGCTAATACACCTAAAAATGAGAAAATAGATCGTATTCTTGTTATCTGTCCAATCAATGCTTTTGATTCATGGAAAAGAGAATTTAAAATAGTTTTTGGAGATAAAAAAACACTTAGTTTTATAGATGCTCAAAATAAATATTTCAAAGAATTACTAAAAACTGATTGGGGAGTTAGTAATTTAATACTAGTTAATTACGAATCGCTACCCGGAGTTATGAACCAGCTAAAAAGTGTAATTGACGAGAATACAATGTTGGTGTTTGATGAGGTACATCGAATTAAAAATCCTAATGGGCAACGTGCACAATATGCACTTGAAATATCCCAAATTCCTAAATTTAGATATGTATTAACAGGGACGCCAATTCCAAATAAATACAGCGATATTTATAATTTGTTGCATATTTTATACGGTAATGAGTATAGTGGTTTCTTTGGTTGGGATGTAGATGAACTAAATAATCCAAAAGTGAGAAAAATAGAAGAAATCAATAAATCGCTTCATCCTTTCTTTTGGAGAACTAATAAAAAAGATTTAAAAGTTCCAAAAGCTGATGAAGATATTATAATTAGTGTTAATCCTAGTTTAGAACAAATTGAGTTAGCAGAAGCCATTTATTATAATGAATCGTCTAGTTTAGCAAAATTGATTCGTTTAATTCAAGCATCGACTAATCCAACTTTGTTGAATTATGCGATTGATTATGATGAATTAATGTCATTTAATGATGATGAAAGTAAATCTGAAAGGATATCAGGCATTACTAGTAGTAGTTTTTTTGATTTATTAGGTGGAGATAAAATCGTTACTAAACAGAATCAATACCAAAATTTAGATGTTCAATCTATTGTATCGCCAAAATTTACGTCAGGCATTGAGCTAGTGGAAAATCTTGTTTCCGAAGGAAAAAAAGTGTTAGTTTGGGGGATTTTTGTTGATACTATTATCAAAATCAAAGATACTCTTAAAAAAAAGAATCTATCTGTTAATTTAGTTTATGGCAGCACACCGAAAGACGAGCGAGTTAAACTAATCGATGAATTTAGAGATGGTGACGTGCAGGTTTTGGTATCTAATCCACAAACACTTGGAGAATCCATTTCATTACATCAATCTGTCCATGATGCGGTGTACTTTGAGTATGATTTTAACTTAACATATATGTTACAATCAAGGGACCGCATTCATCGATTGGGGTTAGAGGAAAATGACCATACACGATATTATTATTTACAAACAGAAAGTGAACCTGTTACAAGTGGTCGTCCAGGCTATATAGATGAAAAAATATACAGAAGACTTAAAGATAAAGAGCAAATTATGTATGATGCGGTTGACGATAATACATTATCCATTGAATATAGTGAAGATGAGATAGTGGATGCAATTAAAATTATCGATGAGGAAAGGAAAAGAATTAGGGTAAATGGATAA